A single genomic interval of Lentimicrobium saccharophilum harbors:
- a CDS encoding protein-export chaperone SecB, with amino-acid sequence MDNPVQQSAIRLVDFLVTSVVMDVENPFAVVKEQSMDVNVGVSIGFNDDDPAHYTINFEVSVSARNNNIKISVKSVALFEASSPIDEEFRQSAFVQTNSPAIAFPFLRSFINTLTANAGIPPVVLPAFNFSGKAGKQ; translated from the coding sequence ATGGATAACCCTGTGCAGCAAAGCGCCATTCGTCTTGTTGATTTTCTGGTAACATCGGTCGTTATGGATGTCGAGAACCCATTCGCCGTTGTAAAGGAACAGAGCATGGATGTGAACGTTGGTGTCAGCATCGGATTTAATGATGATGACCCGGCACATTATACCATCAATTTCGAGGTCTCGGTTTCTGCCAGGAATAATAACATCAAAATTTCAGTCAAATCGGTAGCTTTGTTTGAAGCAAGTTCGCCTATAGATGAAGAATTCAGGCAATCGGCTTTTGTACAGACCAATTCTCCGGCAATCGCTTTTCCTTTTTTAAGAAGCTTTATCAATACACTTACCGCAAACGCGGGGATACCTCCGGTTGTCCTTCCGGCGTTTAATTTTTCCGGTAAAGCCGGCAAGCAGTAA
- a CDS encoding polysaccharide deacetylase family protein, translated as MDFNLKIYQELLKALQSQGFLFYTVSAYAETSKEFAQASGENINPKSAPDGHRDRNFTLSEAEVPKLILLRHDVEARYGNALKLAQLQHGLGIKGTYYFRIYPHKDNEAVIRKIVALGHEIGYHYDDLTECRGDYEKAIRRFQKNLEYLRQFGPVTTAAMEGAPLSGYDNRDLWAVRPLVTERSRSASPAPSSASPVPPTPPLHQRPSSLAPRSFYPRSASPAPSSASPVPRPSPLHQRPSSLAPRPFYHYRDFGILTEPYFDFDFNELFYLTDTGRRWDGWKFSVRDKIPLHQDRWIQQGLVFRGTGEIIKAARAGALPARIMITVHPQRWNDAFLPWAKELLWQNVKNQGKLVLVLLRR; from the coding sequence ATGGATTTTAACCTGAAAATCTACCAGGAACTCCTGAAGGCCCTGCAATCGCAGGGTTTTTTGTTTTACACTGTTTCGGCATACGCTGAAACAAGCAAGGAATTTGCGCAGGCTTCAGGAGAAAACATAAATCCGAAATCCGCTCCCGATGGCCATCGGGACCGCAATTTTACACTGAGCGAAGCCGAAGTGCCGAAATTAATCCTTCTTCGTCACGATGTAGAGGCCAGGTACGGAAACGCGCTTAAGCTGGCACAGTTGCAGCACGGGCTGGGCATCAAAGGCACCTATTATTTCAGGATTTATCCGCATAAAGACAATGAGGCGGTAATCCGTAAAATTGTCGCCCTGGGCCATGAAATCGGTTACCATTACGATGATCTCACCGAGTGCAGGGGTGATTACGAGAAGGCCATCCGGCGCTTTCAGAAAAACCTGGAATACCTGAGGCAGTTTGGTCCGGTAACCACCGCCGCCATGGAAGGCGCGCCCCTTTCCGGTTACGACAACCGCGATCTCTGGGCTGTGCGTCCCTTGGTCACTGAGCGAAGTCGAAGTGCGTCCCCCGCCCCTTCTTCAGCGTCCCCCGTCCCCCCTACCCCGCCCCTTCACCAGCGTCCCTCGTCCCTCGCCCCCCGTTCCTTCTATCCTCGAAGTGCGTCCCCCGCCCCTTCTTCAGCGTCCCCCGTCCCCCGTCCCTCGCCCCTTCATCAGCGTCCCTCGTCCCTCGCCCCTCGTCCCTTCTATCACTACCGTGACTTCGGCATCCTCACCGAGCCTTACTTTGATTTCGACTTCAATGAGCTTTTCTACCTCACCGATACCGGTCGCCGCTGGGATGGCTGGAAGTTCAGCGTGCGCGACAAAATCCCTTTGCATCAGGACCGCTGGATTCAGCAGGGGCTGGTTTTCCGCGGTACCGGGGAGATTATCAAAGCTGCCCGTGCCGGCGCCCTGCCCGCCCGTATCATGATCACCGTGCATCCCCAGCGCTGGAACGACGCCTTTCTGCCCTGGGCGAAGGAGCTGCTGTGGCAGAATGTGAAGAATCAGGGGAAGTTGGTGTTGGTTTTGTTGAGAAGATGA
- a CDS encoding ATP-binding protein yields MKYVKRIIEADLLEKLSASGAVLIKGPKSCGKTATARQFVKSQVEMDRDKQVPYIMATDPQLLLRGDTPRLIDEWQEYPEIWNYVRHEVDDRNTKGQFILTGSANPGDDIRLHSGAGRFTVVQMDTMTWQELGYSTGTVKMSGLLTGHVPDFNDNGVSLDFITDRLLTGGWPALLNENTGNAVRMNSGYIDLLCEVDISRVAGVKRDPLKVRSLLRSLARNTATLVDNRTLELDIKASDRNELSRNTITGYLGVLSRLMILYEQPAFNPHIRSSASLRKSPKRHLCDTSLAAAALGLDKESLMKDLEYAGFLFESLATHELNVYAKANDATVFHYNDSYGLEIDAIVQKRNGDYAAFEIKLGVGFIDEAADNLKKFAENIHTARMDLPKSLNIITGTGMSHRRPDGINVISLASLGI; encoded by the coding sequence ATGAAATATGTAAAAAGAATCATAGAAGCGGATTTGCTTGAAAAATTGTCTGCTTCAGGTGCTGTGCTTATTAAAGGGCCGAAATCCTGCGGAAAAACAGCCACAGCCAGGCAGTTTGTCAAAAGCCAGGTGGAAATGGACAGGGACAAACAGGTACCTTACATCATGGCAACAGATCCGCAGCTCCTGTTGAGGGGCGATACCCCAAGATTGATTGATGAATGGCAGGAATATCCTGAAATATGGAATTATGTCAGGCATGAGGTGGACGACCGTAATACAAAAGGGCAGTTCATCCTGACAGGTTCCGCCAATCCGGGTGACGATATCAGGCTGCACAGTGGCGCCGGGCGTTTTACGGTGGTTCAGATGGACACAATGACCTGGCAGGAGTTGGGTTATTCAACCGGAACGGTGAAGATGTCAGGTTTGCTTACAGGGCACGTTCCCGATTTCAATGATAACGGCGTTTCGCTTGATTTCATAACAGACAGGCTGCTGACCGGGGGATGGCCTGCTTTACTGAACGAAAACACCGGGAATGCCGTCAGAATGAACAGCGGATATATTGATCTGCTTTGTGAAGTGGATATAAGCAGGGTTGCAGGAGTTAAACGCGACCCGTTAAAGGTCCGGAGCCTGTTGCGCTCCTTGGCGAGGAATACGGCAACACTTGTTGACAACAGAACGCTGGAGCTTGATATAAAAGCCTCTGACAGAAATGAGTTGTCGCGCAATACAATAACCGGATACCTCGGCGTTTTGTCGCGCCTTATGATATTGTACGAACAGCCCGCCTTCAATCCGCATATCCGTTCATCGGCATCATTGCGAAAATCTCCCAAAAGGCATTTATGTGACACCTCTCTGGCCGCTGCAGCCCTGGGCTTAGACAAAGAATCACTGATGAAAGACCTGGAATATGCAGGTTTTTTGTTCGAGTCGCTGGCAACGCATGAGTTGAATGTATATGCCAAAGCCAATGATGCAACCGTTTTTCATTACAATGATTCTTATGGTTTGGAAATTGACGCTATTGTGCAGAAACGCAATGGCGACTATGCCGCTTTTGAAATAAAGCTCGGTGTGGGATTTATAGATGAAGCCGCTGATAATCTTAAAAAATTTGCGGAGAACATACACACTGCCAGAATGGATCTGCCGAAATCGCTCAACATTATTACCGGTACCGGAATGAGCCATCGCCGGCCCGATGGTATAAATGTGATTTCATTGGCTTCTTTAGGGATTTAA
- a CDS encoding sugar transferase: protein MKRLYRQLLTDIAICSIVFIASLAIHSNVSLSTIRIYGDLALFFYGLHLFISLVFRKYETNETYSTQKLLVLYSRSWMYSSGIALLLIYTLQLGYLSRLLVLFNIFGLLSAEMLVLVIRLSFRSSLFIPDSKETTANEPADDAASPSEVIRSSRRKQILEINDEVLEEVGEEALFFIAQFIDAEPGKTLILNTTTRFNIVNQPEKVYQKIVNLHRLNDVRFVNKFLEAINSRLPEKGLVAVCAETKNQRKERILKKYPPLLNYGYYAIDFLIKRVLPKLPVGKKLYFFLTHGHNRVMSRAEILGRICSCGFSIEQEQKLGGKLYVIARKVKQPAFNENATYGPFIYLNRVGKNGKMIKVYKFRTMHPYSEYLQDYIYNNNNLDEGGKIKDDYRVTTLGRILRKIWLDELPMLINVLKGEMKIVGVRPLSQHYFNLYSPEMQEMRTRCKPGLVPPFYADMPKTFEEIEASERRYLEAYRKSPFLTDVRYFFRAFYNIIFKRARSN, encoded by the coding sequence ATGAAAAGGCTTTACAGACAGTTATTGACCGATATTGCCATATGCAGCATCGTTTTTATTGCATCGCTGGCAATCCATTCAAACGTCAGTCTGTCAACCATCCGGATTTACGGAGACCTGGCGTTGTTTTTTTATGGCCTTCACCTGTTTATTTCACTGGTTTTCAGGAAGTATGAAACCAATGAAACTTACAGCACGCAAAAATTACTGGTGCTTTATTCAAGAAGCTGGATGTACAGTTCAGGCATTGCCCTGTTGCTGATTTATACCTTACAACTGGGTTATCTCTCTCGACTGCTGGTGCTTTTCAATATTTTCGGCCTGCTGAGCGCCGAGATGCTGGTACTCGTTATCAGGTTATCGTTCAGGTCTTCTTTGTTTATTCCCGACAGTAAAGAAACCACAGCGAATGAGCCGGCGGATGACGCGGCTTCCCCCTCAGAAGTTATCCGGAGCAGCAGAAGGAAACAGATACTTGAGATCAATGATGAAGTACTTGAGGAGGTCGGAGAAGAGGCCCTCTTTTTTATTGCTCAGTTCATTGATGCGGAGCCTGGTAAAACCCTGATTCTGAATACGACCACCCGGTTCAATATTGTAAACCAGCCAGAGAAAGTTTATCAGAAAATAGTCAATCTCCACCGCCTGAATGATGTCAGGTTTGTCAACAAATTCCTGGAAGCCATTAACAGCCGCCTTCCTGAAAAAGGGCTGGTGGCGGTATGCGCCGAAACCAAAAACCAGCGCAAGGAACGCATCCTGAAAAAGTATCCACCCCTGTTGAATTACGGTTATTACGCCATCGATTTTTTAATCAAGCGGGTGCTGCCCAAACTGCCGGTGGGCAAGAAGCTCTATTTCTTTCTCACCCACGGGCACAACAGGGTGATGAGCCGTGCCGAAATCCTGGGCCGCATCTGCTCCTGCGGCTTCAGCATTGAACAGGAACAAAAACTCGGGGGTAAACTCTATGTGATCGCCCGTAAGGTGAAACAACCGGCTTTCAATGAAAATGCCACCTACGGCCCCTTTATCTACCTGAACCGTGTAGGTAAAAACGGTAAAATGATCAAAGTGTACAAGTTCAGGACCATGCACCCCTACAGCGAATACCTGCAGGACTATATATACAACAATAACAACCTTGACGAAGGTGGAAAAATCAAAGACGATTACCGCGTAACCACCCTTGGCAGGATATTGCGAAAAATATGGCTTGATGAACTGCCCATGCTGATCAATGTATTGAAGGGCGAAATGAAAATTGTGGGGGTGCGCCCGCTCAGCCAGCACTATTTCAACCTTTACTCCCCCGAAATGCAGGAAATGCGCACCCGCTGCAAACCCGGGCTGGTACCGCCCTTCTACGCCGATATGCCCAAAACCTTCGAAGAGATCGAAGCCTCCGAACGCAGATACCTTGAAGCTTACCGTAAAAGTCCCTTCCTGACGGATGTACGTTACTTCTTCAGGGCTTTTTATAACATTATTTTCAAAAGGGCAAGGAGCAATTAA
- a CDS encoding lipid II:glycine glycyltransferase FemX produces the protein MKAWITEQPDNNILETWEKWCTDNAPVHFFQHPAFAKLVISSGLYRHGLAVALEDGQSWSAVLSYVILHEHGRAFRRLTTRTLVYGGPVFAIGLSENEKSAAVATLLNILNSHLKNRCLYIQFRNFSDHTPFEKIFASFGYRFTDRLNLLKPIEDPARAFQALSPSRRRQVRLSRANGLIVRPAQSIEEIDHFYAMLQELYRDKVRKPLPPPELFRQFFLLSQIRSCGRMLIAEYQGRLAGGIVAPLTPGGSIFEWYVCGLDKAYRPLGIYPSVALTWAAMEAGIEAGCHTFDFMGMGVPYKPYGVRDFKARFGGNWVNHGRWLRINHPLSYRLVEIAYNLMRRLKKV, from the coding sequence ATGAAAGCCTGGATTACCGAACAACCTGACAACAATATCCTCGAAACATGGGAAAAATGGTGTACCGATAACGCGCCGGTCCATTTCTTTCAGCACCCTGCATTTGCTAAACTTGTTATCAGCAGCGGGTTATACCGGCACGGACTGGCGGTGGCCCTGGAAGACGGACAGTCATGGTCTGCCGTGCTCTCCTACGTTATACTGCACGAACACGGCAGGGCTTTCCGGCGGCTGACCACCCGCACTCTTGTATATGGTGGCCCCGTATTTGCCATTGGACTGAGTGAAAATGAAAAGTCAGCAGCGGTAGCGACACTCCTCAACATCCTGAACAGCCACCTGAAAAACCGTTGTCTTTATATCCAATTCCGGAATTTCTCCGATCACACGCCTTTTGAAAAGATTTTCGCATCCTTTGGCTACCGGTTTACCGACAGACTCAACCTGCTGAAGCCAATAGAAGATCCCGCAAGGGCATTTCAGGCGCTGAGTCCGTCGAGGCGAAGACAGGTAAGGCTCAGCCGTGCCAACGGACTGATAGTCAGGCCTGCGCAGAGCATTGAAGAAATTGATCATTTTTACGCGATGCTACAGGAACTGTATCGCGACAAGGTTCGTAAACCGCTGCCACCGCCGGAATTATTCAGACAATTTTTCCTGCTCAGCCAGATCCGGTCCTGCGGCCGCATGCTGATCGCTGAGTATCAGGGCAGGCTTGCCGGAGGGATCGTCGCACCGCTTACCCCGGGCGGAAGCATCTTTGAATGGTATGTTTGCGGCCTCGACAAGGCATACCGGCCACTCGGGATTTACCCCAGCGTTGCCCTTACCTGGGCAGCCATGGAAGCAGGCATTGAAGCCGGATGTCATACTTTCGACTTCATGGGTATGGGAGTGCCTTATAAACCATACGGGGTGCGCGATTTCAAAGCACGCTTCGGCGGAAACTGGGTTAACCATGGCCGCTGGTTACGCATCAACCACCCGCTCAGCTACCGGTTGGTGGAAATTGCCTATAACCTGATGCGCAGGCTGAAAAAGGTTTAA
- the ispG gene encoding (E)-4-hydroxy-3-methylbut-2-enyl-diphosphate synthase — MIYQSRVVNIGCLPLGGSHPIRLQSMTNTNTLDTRATVEQAIRMIEAGSELVRITAPGLKEATNLGVIKAELKKRGFEVPLIADIHFNPEAAEIAARLVEKVRINPGNYTDRPSPGKTHWREQEYQQELEHIAVKLTPLLGICRNYGTAIRIGVNHGSLSQRILSRYGDTAEGMVQSALEFTRICHQQGFHNLVLSLKSSNVRVMVEACRQLAEQLTLEGLNYPLHLGVTEAGDGEDGRLKSVSGIGALLARGIGDTIRVSLTEAPEAELPVARAIVSRFHQNLPDGTIARQIRPDLSVNGEISGIRETVTSGPLGGKNPVAVLLKQGDQLLLAGEKGDFTPLPHRVVQAGRPLTGSPQPLMIHADEAYLNAHMPALTETLANDKTIVLLAEAGTTQLRRLANTLQHRSLENPLILKSPVVATSPEDLIAEISLNPGNLLIDGAGDGLCLEAKGLSTETLTTAGFGLLQATRRRISRTEYIACPSCGRTLFHIEETLQQIKARTAHLKGLKIGVMGCIVNGPGEMADADYGYVGSGKGKVTLYKGKTPVKRGIPEKEAVEALIALIKEGGDWKEV; from the coding sequence ATGATTTACCAATCCCGTGTTGTCAATATCGGGTGTCTGCCGCTGGGCGGCAGCCATCCCATCCGCCTTCAAAGCATGACCAACACAAACACCCTCGACACCCGGGCTACGGTTGAACAGGCCATCCGCATGATCGAAGCCGGAAGCGAGCTGGTACGCATCACGGCGCCGGGGCTGAAAGAAGCGACCAACCTGGGGGTGATCAAAGCGGAATTAAAAAAAAGAGGGTTTGAAGTCCCCCTGATTGCCGATATCCATTTTAATCCGGAAGCAGCCGAAATTGCCGCCCGCCTCGTAGAGAAAGTGCGCATCAATCCCGGTAATTATACCGACCGGCCCTCACCCGGAAAAACCCACTGGAGAGAGCAGGAATACCAACAGGAACTGGAGCACATCGCTGTGAAGCTGACGCCCCTGCTCGGCATCTGCCGCAACTACGGCACAGCCATCCGTATAGGGGTGAACCACGGCTCCCTGTCGCAGCGCATCCTCAGCCGTTACGGCGACACCGCTGAAGGCATGGTGCAGTCGGCCCTGGAATTCACCCGTATCTGTCATCAGCAGGGATTCCACAACCTGGTACTTTCCCTCAAATCGAGCAATGTGCGCGTGATGGTGGAGGCCTGCCGGCAACTGGCCGAACAGCTGACCCTGGAAGGGCTGAACTACCCGTTGCACCTGGGCGTAACCGAGGCCGGCGACGGGGAAGACGGCCGGCTGAAATCGGTATCCGGCATCGGTGCCCTGCTGGCCAGGGGTATAGGCGACACCATCAGGGTCTCGCTGACCGAAGCCCCCGAAGCCGAACTGCCCGTCGCCCGGGCCATCGTAAGCCGGTTTCACCAAAACCTCCCTGACGGCACCATCGCCAGACAGATACGTCCCGACCTCTCCGTAAATGGAGAAATAAGCGGAATCCGCGAAACGGTCACTTCAGGTCCGCTGGGCGGTAAAAACCCCGTGGCCGTGTTGCTGAAACAGGGAGATCAGCTGCTGCTGGCCGGGGAAAAAGGAGATTTCACCCCGCTGCCGCACCGCGTGGTGCAGGCCGGACGCCCCCTCACCGGCAGCCCTCAACCGCTGATGATCCATGCGGACGAAGCGTACCTGAATGCCCATATGCCCGCGCTGACGGAGACACTGGCAAATGACAAGACCATCGTCCTGCTGGCCGAAGCCGGGACCACACAACTGCGCCGCCTGGCAAATACCTTGCAGCACAGAAGCCTGGAAAATCCCCTGATCCTGAAAAGTCCTGTCGTTGCAACATCCCCGGAAGATCTGATTGCCGAAATCAGCCTGAACCCCGGCAACCTGCTGATCGACGGCGCCGGGGACGGCCTCTGCCTCGAAGCAAAAGGGCTCAGCACCGAAACCCTGACCACCGCCGGTTTCGGATTGCTGCAGGCCACCCGCCGGCGTATCTCACGCACCGAATATATCGCCTGTCCCTCCTGCGGCCGCACCCTGTTCCATATTGAGGAGACACTGCAACAGATCAAAGCCCGCACTGCCCACCTGAAAGGCCTGAAAATCGGGGTGATGGGCTGCATCGTGAACGGCCCCGGAGAAATGGCCGATGCCGACTACGGGTATGTAGGCTCCGGCAAAGGAAAGGTCACCCTCTATAAAGGCAAAACGCCCGTAAAACGTGGAATCCCTGAAAAAGAAGCGGTAGAAGCACTGATAGCATTGATAAAGGAAGGCGGAGACTGGAAGGAAGTTTAG
- a CDS encoding MBL fold metallo-hydrolase: protein MSLNTLFPVQLQLCSLSSGSSGNCYFIGSSSEGILVDAGISARRIRKTLEEIGLSMSQIRGVLITHDHIDHIQALTLLTKKYRLPVYCTEGTWKGILRNRTTFDLDQEMFRPLKAGVPFSLAGFTVEAFPVSHDALDAVGYHIANSSRSIALATDLGVIGEAAAACLRRANVLVIESNYDEEMLLKGRYPQQLKQRVHGVMGHLCNTHASGFISDHYHPGISHILLCHLSAENNTPDKALQTLRQTLDRKGVSLSPATVVRALPRGSRSELFVIE, encoded by the coding sequence TTGAGCCTCAACACCCTTTTCCCCGTTCAGCTTCAGCTCTGCAGCCTTTCTAGCGGCAGCAGCGGTAATTGCTATTTTATCGGCAGCAGCAGCGAGGGAATCCTGGTGGACGCGGGCATCAGTGCACGGAGGATCAGAAAGACGCTTGAGGAGATCGGGCTCTCCATGTCGCAGATCCGCGGGGTGCTCATCACCCACGATCATATTGACCATATCCAGGCGCTGACTTTACTGACTAAGAAATACAGGCTGCCGGTCTATTGTACCGAAGGTACCTGGAAGGGCATCTTACGCAACCGGACCACCTTTGACCTGGATCAGGAGATGTTCCGTCCTTTGAAGGCCGGTGTGCCTTTTTCACTTGCCGGTTTTACCGTTGAAGCATTTCCTGTTTCGCACGATGCCCTGGATGCTGTTGGTTATCATATAGCCAATTCCTCGCGCAGCATTGCCCTGGCAACCGATCTGGGCGTAATCGGAGAAGCTGCCGCTGCCTGCCTTCGACGGGCCAATGTGCTTGTTATCGAGTCGAATTATGACGAGGAGATGCTTCTGAAAGGCCGGTATCCGCAGCAACTGAAACAAAGGGTTCATGGGGTAATGGGGCACCTCTGCAATACCCATGCCTCCGGATTTATCTCCGACCATTATCATCCCGGTATTTCGCACATCCTGTTGTGCCACCTGAGTGCCGAGAACAACACTCCTGACAAGGCGCTTCAGACCCTGCGGCAAACGCTTGACCGGAAGGGTGTCAGCCTAAGTCCGGCTACGGTGGTGAGGGCGCTCCCCAGGGGCAGCAGGTCGGAATTGTTTGTGATTGAGTAG
- a CDS encoding THUMP domain-containing class I SAM-dependent RNA methyltransferase, translated as MSAAFISPQISLLAKCPAGLEEVLATELNDLGASKTEILYRAVAFEGDKRLLYAANYHCRTALRILLPVSRFSILTEQDLYTRIKAIRWEDYFSVSDTFAIDSTIISSVFTHSHFVSQRVKDAIADRFREKTGQRPSVDIENPDFRINLHMNSNEVTVSFDSSGSSLHKRGYHVSNAEAPLSEVLAAGMILLSGWDGQSNFIDPMCGSGTLLTEAAMIAMNLPAGHFRESFGFMNWKDFDKALWDDILDEAMDQQRDINCIIKGSDISEKNLRSAMANLKQARLHKDVSLETIPFQEVIPPPAPGVMITNPPYGERIRVEDITALYQDLGNTLKRRFTGYQAWVISSDMRALKMIGLRPMKKHILFNGPLECRYAGFDLYDGSKKASKQQKDSD; from the coding sequence ATGAGCGCAGCTTTTATTTCTCCTCAGATTTCCCTGCTGGCCAAATGCCCTGCCGGTCTTGAAGAAGTGCTCGCCACGGAGCTGAATGATCTGGGAGCCTCTAAAACTGAGATACTGTACCGTGCGGTGGCATTCGAAGGGGACAAGCGCCTGCTTTACGCGGCCAACTACCACTGCCGCACCGCGCTCAGGATTCTGCTGCCTGTCAGCCGGTTCAGCATCCTTACCGAACAGGACCTTTACACCCGCATCAAAGCCATCCGCTGGGAGGATTATTTTTCCGTTTCCGACACCTTTGCCATCGACAGCACGATTATATCTTCCGTATTTACCCATTCACATTTCGTCTCGCAGCGTGTCAAAGACGCCATTGCCGACCGCTTCCGCGAGAAAACAGGACAACGGCCTTCGGTGGATATTGAAAATCCGGATTTCCGGATAAACCTGCACATGAACAGCAACGAGGTTACGGTTTCGTTCGACAGCTCGGGATCATCGCTGCACAAAAGGGGCTACCATGTGTCGAATGCCGAAGCCCCGCTGAGCGAGGTGCTTGCCGCCGGGATGATACTGCTGAGCGGTTGGGACGGGCAAAGCAATTTTATAGATCCCATGTGCGGATCGGGCACCCTGCTTACCGAAGCGGCCATGATTGCCATGAACCTGCCAGCCGGACATTTCCGCGAATCTTTCGGGTTTATGAACTGGAAAGATTTCGACAAGGCTTTGTGGGATGACATCCTCGACGAAGCCATGGATCAGCAGCGCGACATCAACTGCATAATCAAGGGATCGGATATCTCTGAAAAAAATCTGCGTTCAGCCATGGCCAACCTCAAACAGGCCCGGCTGCATAAAGATGTAAGTCTGGAGACCATTCCCTTTCAGGAGGTAATCCCGCCCCCGGCCCCCGGGGTGATGATTACCAACCCGCCCTACGGAGAAAGGATCAGGGTGGAAGACATCACCGCCCTTTACCAGGACCTGGGCAATACCCTGAAGCGCCGGTTTACGGGCTATCAGGCGTGGGTGATCAGCTCCGATATGCGGGCGCTGAAGATGATCGGCCTCAGGCCCATGAAAAAACACATCCTTTTCAACGGGCCGCTGGAGTGCCGCTACGCCGGATTTGACCTTTACGACGGCAGCAAGAAGGCTTCAAAGCAACAGAAAGATTCTGATTAG
- a CDS encoding thioesterase family protein: MEFNLKPGIAGRQVITVTDADTASSFGSGLIAVFATPAMIALMEKTAQLSVQPLLPAGAITLGTAVSITHTKATPVGMKVYCESELLEADGKKLLFRVIARDEKGVIGEGTHRRYIVDAEAFMNKLNNPA; the protein is encoded by the coding sequence ATGGAATTTAATCTGAAACCCGGCATCGCCGGCCGGCAGGTAATCACGGTAACGGATGCCGACACGGCATCCAGTTTTGGTTCGGGATTGATAGCGGTATTTGCCACCCCTGCCATGATCGCGCTGATGGAGAAAACCGCCCAGCTGAGCGTACAACCGTTGCTGCCTGCGGGCGCCATCACCCTGGGTACCGCCGTCAGCATCACCCACACCAAAGCCACCCCCGTAGGCATGAAGGTCTACTGCGAATCAGAGCTGCTGGAAGCCGATGGTAAAAAACTGCTGTTCAGGGTAATTGCGCGCGACGAAAAGGGGGTGATCGGCGAAGGCACCCACCGGCGCTACATCGTTGATGCCGAAGCATTTATGAATAAGCTGAACAACCCGGCCTGA
- a CDS encoding OsmC family protein, whose amino-acid sequence MEPASTLIYTGDLQLEATHVRSGRTIVTDAPVDNNGKGSAFSPTDLLATALGTCMITIMGMLAQRSGFSIDGTRAKVTKIMASDPRRVGEVIVELDFPKNNYSEKEKQMIRQCAKACPVAQSLHPDLKQTVIFNF is encoded by the coding sequence ATGGAACCTGCTTCAACCCTTATTTATACCGGCGATCTTCAACTGGAGGCGACCCATGTCCGCTCGGGCCGCACCATCGTAACCGATGCCCCGGTTGACAACAACGGAAAAGGATCGGCCTTTTCGCCCACCGACCTGTTGGCTACCGCCCTGGGCACCTGCATGATTACCATTATGGGGATGCTGGCGCAGCGCTCAGGCTTCAGCATCGACGGCACCAGGGCCAAGGTTACCAAAATCATGGCCAGCGACCCGCGCAGGGTCGGCGAAGTGATTGTGGAACTCGACTTCCCGAAAAATAATTACTCCGAAAAAGAGAAACAGATGATCAGGCAGTGTGCCAAAGCATGTCCGGTGGCCCAAAGCCTTCATCCGGACCTGAAACAGACGGTGATCTTCAATTTTTAA